Proteins from one Gossypium raimondii isolate GPD5lz chromosome 8, ASM2569854v1, whole genome shotgun sequence genomic window:
- the LOC105791303 gene encoding cytochrome P450 78A3 → METNSDCFWLLFIASKCKTFSSQNSIWLLLLLCMGWLGMTLCFWLYPGGPAWGKYHWLRKRGATKHNNIIPGPRGFPVLGSMDIMLNLAHHKISAAAKCFDAKRLMAFSLGDTRVMVTCNPDVAKEILNSSVFADRPVKESAYSLMFNRAIGFAPYGVYWRTLRRIAATHLFCPKQISFTEAQRSDIASQMRSIIACRGGTGEISVRDILKKASLNNMMCSVFGSKYQLGSSNTETEQLSQLVEEGYDLLGKLNWSDHLPWLAGLDLQKIRLRCTQLVPKVNKFVSRIIQQHKLQPETTNHDFAHVLLSLTGPDRLSDNDMIAVLWEMIFRGTDTVAVLIEWILARMVLHPEIQSRVQAELDEVVGKSRALMESDIQSMVYLQAVVKEVLRLHPPGPLLSWARLAITDATIDGYHVPAGTTAMVNMWAITRDPEIWVDPLKFMPERFVSKDSSTDVEFSVLGSDLRLAPFGSGRRTCPGKTLGLASVNFWVGSLLHEFEWVQSDANPVDLTERLRLSCEMANPLKVKVQPRRR, encoded by the exons ATGGAAACCAACTCTGATTGCTTTTGGCTTTTGTTTATTGCTTCCAAATGCAAAACTTTCTCCTCTCAAAACTCCATTTGGCTTCTTCTTTTACTTTGCATGGGTTGGCTGGGTATGACCCTCTGTTTTTGGTTGTACCCTGGAGGTCCTGCCTGGGGTAAGTATCATTGGCTCCGCAAGAGAGGTGCCACGAAGCACAATAACATCATTCCAGGGCCACGAGGTTTCCCAGTGCTGGGAAGCATGGACATCATGCTTAATCTGGCTCACCATAAAATTTCTGCAGCAGCTAAGTGTTTTGATGCTAAACGGCTCATGGCCTTTAGCTTGGGTGATACAAGGGTTATGGTTACATGCAACCCTGATGTAGCCAAAGAGATTCTTAACAGTTCCGTTTTTGCTGATCGTCCAGTGAAAGAGTCGGCATACAGTTTAATGTTCAACAGAGCCATTGGTTTCGCTCCTTATGGGGTTTACTGGCGAACCCTCAGAAGAATTGCTGCCACACATCTATTTTGTCCTAAACAAATCAGCTTCACCGAGGCACAGAGGTCTGATATCGCCTCTCAAATGCGTTCTATAATAGCATGTCGGGGTGGAACCGGAGAAATCTCCGTACGGGATATACTCAAGAAAGCATCTCTTAACAACATGATGTGCTCGGTGTTTGGCAGCAAGTATCAACTTGGTTCGTCAAATACTGAAACTGAACAACTCAGCCAGCTTGTCGAAGAAGGTTACGACCTATTAGGGAAGCTCAATTGGTCTGATCATCTCCCATGGCTCGCTGGTTTAGACCTTCAAAAAATCCGGCTTCGATGCACCCAACTTGTTCCCAAAGTGAACAAGTTTGTGAGTAGAATCATTCAACAACATAAACTGCAACCTGAGACAACAAACCATGATTTCGCGCACGTTTTACTTTCTCTTACTGGACCTGATAGACTCTCGGACAACGATATGATTGCCGTACTTTGG GAGATGATATTTAGAGGAACGGACACTGTGGCGGTTTTAATAGAGTGGATACTAGCGAGAATGGTGCTTCACCCGGAAATCCAGTCAAGAGTGCAGGCGGAGCTTGATGAAGTTGTGGGGAAATCACGAGCGTTAATGGAATCAGATATTCAATCGATGGTTTACCTGCAGGCAGTAGTGAAGGAGGTTCTGAGGCTGCACCCACCTGGCCCACTTCTATCATGGGCCCGGTTGGCAATCACAGACGCTACTATTGATGGATATCACGTGCCTGCTGGGACCACAGCCATGGTTAACATGTGGGCCATCACCAGGGACCCAGAAATTTGGGTGGACCCACTCAAGTTCATGCCAGAGAGATTCGTGTCCAAGGACAGTAGTACTGATGTGGAATTCTCGGTGTTAGGGTCAGACCTCAGGCTGGCGCCATTCGGGTCAGGCCGTCGGACTTGCCCAGGTAAGACGTTGGGTTTGGCCAGTGTTAACTTTTGGGTGGGATCCTTATTGCATGAATTCGAGTGGGTGCAATCGGATGCTAATCCAGTTGATCTCACCGAAAGGCTTAGGCTCTCCTGCGAAATGGCTAACCCTCTTAAGGTCAAAGTGCAGCCTAGGCGCAGATGA
- the LOC105793269 gene encoding uncharacterized protein LOC105793269, producing the protein MARKDIDRVPLMSEFLDVFQEELSDVPPNRDVEFSVKVTPDIALTSCGPYRMTPLELRELKNQLQEFLDKNFIRPSVSLGSASVLLVKKNDGTLWLCINYHKLNKVIVKNRHYEFLVMPFSLTNALVVFMDLMNKLEFEVEFVVCINASLNDLRCRHYLYGEKYRIFSNQKSLKYLHTQKDLNLQQQHWMELLKDYHLTVKYHPGKANVVAGA; encoded by the exons ATGGCAAGGAAGGATATAGATCGAGTCCCACTCATGAGTGAGTTTCTAGATGTGTTTCAAGAAGAACTTTCGGACGTACCACCAAATAGGGATGTTGAATTTTCGGTCAAAGTCACACCTGATATCGCTCTTACTTCATGTGGTCCTTATCGTATGACACCTCTAGAACTAAGAGAGTTGAAGAATCAACTACAAGAATTTTTGGATAAGAATTTCATCAGACCTAGTGTCTCTCTAGGGAGTGCATCGGTACTGCTTGTGAAGAAGAATGATGGAACACTTTGGTTATGCATAAACTATCACAAGTTAAATAAGGTGATAGTTAAGAATAG GCATTATGAGTTCTTGGTAATGCCTTTCAGTTTGACAAATGCTCTTGTggtgtttatggatttgatgaataag CTTGAATTCGAGGTGGAGTTCGTGGTTTGTATCAATGCATCCTTGAATGACCTTAGATGC aggcaCTACTTGTATGGGGAGAAGTATCGCATATTCTCAAATCAGAAGAGCCTGAAGTATCTACATACTCAAAAGGATTTGAACCTGCAGCAGCAACATTGGATGGAATTGCTAAAGGACTATCACTTGACGGTTAAATACCATCCAGGAAAAGCAAATGTAGTGGCAGGCGCATAG